CATGTTAGCAATATCTTTATCAAAACTCCGCACTCTCTTCCATTCCAGCGGCAGTTCCCGCCCTTCAGACGTCGAGGCCGTCACTCGGAGCACCCAGTATGTTTCTGGCTTAAACGTCTGGATCTCATCGTGGCGCTGGACGCAGAAGCCGAGGGTTGGGGTCTGGCAAGGGCCATAGGATATTAAGGAGGCGTCTAAGTCACCGTATCTGCctgtaaaatagaaataattctTTTTAGAATGCATGTGGTAGTTGACATCCAAATAGGCTTGTGTAGTCAGTTGAGTTCACATTTTTGCACCTAATTGCAACGAgctaaggtgaagaaatgtactgtacatatatttatgaaatagactgtacatgtactaatagtacagtcgactacaaataTATGTATcaatttttcaccttattgcattgtaataaggtgaaaaagtgtatacatatctttgtagttgactgtacaaaaGACGCGATTCACTGTACTAGACCAAACtgctcccaaatgattctgctctctagcaCATTTAGTATAATAacaacattatattttttaagcatGAGGCTTTCTATCAAACTATTTACTGACTTATTTGGGACTACTAGTCTTTTTGAAAGGCTACGATAAGTGTAAATAATCTTACAAACATGGCTTTTTAGAAGAAAATAGGAAACAAATACACTTCAAACAATCAagtaaaagttttatttttactacCTTGAAAGTATTTAGTCTGAAACCGAGTGAAAGCACATCCAATCCGCAAATCCAGCTCCTGTCGAGCATCAACACTGCGGGACTCGTTCTCGTTGGGTTGCACCAGGTTCAACATGGCCGCTTTGATGTCTTTATCAGTTATAGCAGAGAAACGGGCCCGGTAGGTAACGTTTGGGGAACAAATGTCTCCTTTCATATATGGTTGTACACAATTCATGACCTGAAATATATACTTCAGTTATCAATTTTATAAGAACACAAGGTAATCCAAAACACTGGCAGAAATacaatgatttatttacaacaaaAGAATGctttaacaaatatttattaGTTGGAATCGTACGCCTGCGATATAATAAGTCATTGAAATTTAAACAAACCTCAAAACAAATGTTCTCCCCTTCTTTATCGCAATCCAGCCACAGCACCAGGTAGTCGCAGCCCCTGGACTCCTGCGCCAGAAACGCCGGGATCCGCAGACGCGGCATCGCTTCCTTCTTCTCCGTGGTGCAGCTGAACAGCTCCACCGGGTCAACTTTATCCCAGTTGTTGTACTTCCCAGTGAAGTCCAAACTCATCACATGACCACACACGGAGGTCATTTTATAATGCACTGGCTCATTTTTGAATGTGCCGTTCCATTCGTGAACAGCACATGCCGAATTTGATCCTAGGAAATAAGGTTTTATTAGAAAATCGCCTGGACTACCTATCAACGTACAAAACAACACGTACCTTTATTAGTGGTGCATTTTCCATTACTTAATATGCTAGCCAAGTTCTGAGCCAACGATGGCTTTTCAGCCACCATTAATACAGATTTCATTGcgtattaatttattaaaccGAGCTCCCACATTGATGGCCACAAAAATATGCCGATCAAATTAGATCCGCCATCATTCGATTCTGACAATTTTGACATTCATAATTACGAAAGACATTCACTGTCCTGCtggtatttatttatcaaaaacataAACTTTAGTGCTTTTTATAAAAACTATTCCATTTAATGCATTTATTTTTAACGGATAAAATTAATCTTGGGTTTTACATGTCATAACTTGAGTATAAAAAGAATCCTTGCAGTCATACTTGCATTGCTTGCAGTTACTTTACTCGAGCAAATCTTGGTGCCATGCCAGATAGTGAATAGCTCATGATAAAGTAGCAAAAATACCAGATTATTTGAGGTAGCAACCCAGTAGCAATATTGACATTATGCATGGCACGTTCTGAAAGTTATTACTGTATTACTGTATTGaaaatttctaaataaaaataaaatgaatttaATAATATTCCAGCCCTtgattattcaaaaataatatttaaataaaagaataaaattaaaagcCTCATTGAGTAGGTCACTTTTGTGAAAATCATTCTAAAACTTTCACTAGTTCGTGTTAAAAATGTCTAAGTTACAATTTGAACGACACTTCTTCGAGTACATTGAGGTGTTTGGCCGATTATTGTACGTCGTTTTGTGATTGATTATTAAAATCCTGCAACTTCTAAATAAATTAGACAAATCTACTTTAGGGTGTGCTAGCTCGGAGTGTTCTACTTTAACAGTAATAACCGATTTGCCGCATGTTCGACGATAACAAAATGGTACGTGAACATCGGTGACAATTGTGATTGTGTGtactaatttatttatgtaacttATTTGCGTGCAATATGTGACGTGAAATGGTTAATATTTTACAGAACCATCCTCAAGGGGATAATATATGCCCGCCGGCGCACTTAAGAGTCATATTACCAGCGTCAATAGACTCGAATATGCAACCACATTTCGTAGATATGAGTAAGTATTTACAAATTTGTTTTATGTTTTTCTTATCAGTGTTTTAGTACTCGAgttgataactattatattagaTATATTGTATTGAATATGAATCACTCTGTTTAGTAAACATTATCCCTTTCATGATGGAGAACAATTCAGTTGTACAGACTTAagcatgaaataaaataacgttcAGTACATAAACGTTTAAAAAGCGACCCTGCGTCTGTTGACTAAGGTTGTAAACAGATTATGTCATGGCTtgggaaaaaatatctgtacagtagtttacataatattaaCATGCACAACACCTTGAAGTTAAATAATCTATACAAAATATCAACCAAGATAGGAACATTTAAATAATTGCTGAAAATAACGAACCTTTAGGGCTCCTAGTTAGTGACTCATCTGTGCCACCATCATCAATACAGTAGGACtgtatcttatacctttaaacaagcaattcttgtatatttatttattcctacCAACAATCTCGGGAAccactctaacgatttcgctgaaatttgttatgtgggggttttcgggggtgaaacaTCGATCTAGCTTAACCTTAGATCCCGAatttggcccgacgctacgctcgcgagacgttagatgtggggggacccttactgTTAATAGTTCTATGTTGTGAAGGCCCTTCCTTATTTAATTCTACTAAGAAAAGTTTTGTAAATTTTCTGTTGGtgagttttattttaaaaggcTAACCTTGAACTGCATTAGTACATTGCTATACAAgtgcaggccccgtagccggatggcatttctacgacgcgaaacaaaaacgaaacaccgcgagatgtagtctggctctgtcgcgccaatacgcaagagcgatagacatAGATATCAATGAACattttgtttcgtgagcgttttgtgggTGTTTGCACAcagaaaagaggaagttcggaatgagtggtgataaattaaaacacaaaccCTTTAATTAAGTACCCTACATGAAGTACCTATGTTGTGATACAAAACTAGTATCATTAGTATTATTGTATCTTTTTAAGCTATTATCTGTGTGATGTCATGCACTTCATTGAAATCAATTCAGTTAATTCTGAGTATTGTTCACTTTCATGAGCTGTAATAAAGTAAGGTATTGTATGTGATGACGAATAGAAGGGTGTGGTGCATAGACATCGTGGATTGTGTGCTTGGCTTTTTGGTTACGATATTTACAAACATCTATTTGTATAATAGAACATCTTATAGTCTCAAATGTCATGGAGAAAAATAGTATATTCCATATGTATGAGGAATTGACGATAAAAGCAATTAGATATAGGCAGACAATTGTTTTGTTAAGTAACTAGCAATTACTGGATTCcttggtacagtcgagttcataaatttgtctacatttcttcaccttaacttcttgcaataaggtgaaaaattgttcacatatttatgaatttGACTGTATGGCTTGAATGTTTGCTTTTCATCGTCATGCATTCCTCGGCATGCCTGAGGAGGCTTTGGCATGCCTTAGAATGCGTTGGTTATTTGCCGATTGATCTCATGCCGTGTCTTAGCGATAGTGTCCGACCACTAAGTTCTAAAAACGGTGACCATACGAAATTTTTACGACTTTAACGAAATTAACCAAGAGGCCTTGCGTCGTGACTTTTATAATTTCGCGACGATTTTTCATCGAGCGTGCTTCCGTCGTCGCCGGTAGTACGAAGTGATAAGATGACTTGTCTGAGTCTGATTCTTCAAGCTTCATTATTTTGTTTGTCTTATATGTATATCGGAGTAcggtttaaaaattaaacattgcAGGTTGCTAATTAGCACCGTGGCGCCTCTTTATTTAAACTTATACTTGTTTCAGACAATACACAGGACATCCCCCCCCCGCAGGCGGACTTCTCCGCCCCCCCGCCGTACGATGTGGCCGCCAACTCAAAGCTCCCCACCTACGAGGAGGTGCAGCGAGAGAAACAGATGGAAGGGGAGTTACCACAGGTACGTGCCGTAGTGTACCCTTGTTACACTGGAACGGAAAATACATTCTCCGCCCCCCCGCCGTACGATATTGCCGCCAACTCAAAGCTCCCCCCCTACGAGGAGGTGCAGCGAGAGAAACAGATGGAAGGGGAGTTACCACAGGTATGGGCTGTAGTGTTCTCATGTTAAGACTCGAGTTTCTGACAACAATACATTTTTCGCCGCAGGAAGCTTTTTAAATCATATTATCCAGTTTTAATCACATTTTATGGATTTTAGCATTTTTAGTCGTTAAATGTCAATTTAAGTGTAAGACGAAAAACTTGACCAcagtatttttcatttttgattgatttttcattttaaattcattacaaaTCGGTTCTAACTAGGGAAAGCAGCTATGACCGAAAATCGACTGTTGTTTACCGCCAACACCACCCACTAATATGATTTGACGGGTGACAGTTTCttcaagtaacaaaaaaataaattaaaatcttCAATCAGACTTTACCGAGAAGGAGTGAGAACTAAGATTAactttatatataattttttttcacaGATGCAAGGTCCTCCGCCGCCTCTCCCCACGTTTGCGGCGTTCGTCACAGTGGAGCCGACAGAGGGCAGTGCGGAACAACTGGATCCCGAGAACAGCCTGCTTGGCACCGACGTCATGTTCCTCACTTCCTTCTTCGGTGAGTCGCTTGTTAGTGCCACACTATAATAAagtgtactatcgtacagtatggccacccccgctccccgctgaaagtgccgcttaccccctctcggttacctcacagttaccgcctgtcaaaaacgcgaacagtcgacctgtcatatctctctcatacaagcatggtacgcgttcacctacacgagcttagactgtgtgttaggaacgcgcctctttcatttatttgatcgccagtgtccaaggtGTGCTAGTGCAATAGTTAACAGTGGAGCCGACAGGGGGCGCTAGCGAGCAGCTCGGCCCGAGAACAGCCTGCTTGGCACCGACGTCATGTTCCTCACTTCTTCAATGAgtcagttatttttattttactctgCGATAACCAGGCagacaagcatggtcgcgtgattaatgataaaacatcaggcagtacctatcgaacttacaaatagtgcgatagggacggcctgatgttttatcatttatgcTTGTCTGCCTGAActcgaacccagaaccgcggcttagcaggcaggctgGGCCAGACCGGTCATTATAGAATACTTTGTTTGATAGCGTAAAACGgaaaaggacaatatttttttaaatagatacaACGTATTCCAAAACAAAACATCAAACAGTCAGGGACGTTATGGTAGAAGGTCCTTAACCCTGTACAAACCATTAACAAAGTTACCACGAATGTGTATTTAAACCAATAATTCTGTAAAAGGATCGTCGATGCCTTACTGTATTTGTATGGAACCAGTTGTTTAAACAAACCAATGTTGTAAAGTTCTACAAGAAAATAAACCATAATGACATAATTCCTAAGGTATTAATTACAACAGtcgaataataaattatacatttgTTTAGTGACAgtaaacattaataaaaccACTTGAAACAATAAGTTGGTAAATTGTAAATTGGCAATATAGATTGTCGAGTGCTAATACTCATAAGAACATTCTGGTTTCGCCGATGTCACTATGACGTAATTTCATATCACTATACCTCATAAAAACGCCCGCCGCTTGTGTCTGTGTGcgtgtgttcgcgataaacgATGAAATATGAAAATAGAATACTCAGTCAGCAGAGTCAATAGTCCTTATGATTATTGATTACAATAGAAAGTGACATAAGTTGACTGACATGGACACAGAACAAGTTTACTTAGCATAACGTCATAAAACGCCTGAAGTTAAATACctagttactagcttttgcccgcggtttcgctcgcgttaaattaggaaattgcggaatgctccatataaacgtCTCCCCCCTCtattttagggaaatgggggttagaaagagacaaaaagtagcctatgtcactttccatcccttcaactaggtatctccacttaaaaaatcacgtcaatttgtcgttccgttttgctgtgaaagacggacaaactgacacacacactttctcatttataatacgATACgatcatttattaataaaaagatattttacatgtcattttcttAATTCTAGGTACTTATGCTAACAAATCTGTTACATAGGTTTATCAGTCGTTTGGTTAACCAACCAGTTGAATACCTACTAATtatgtaatattgtcttcggttaccgcaatagttactatgaaataaaactatggaaacggattatatcgcgtatattgaacttacaattcatcccgatgtttcgaacactttacagcgttcgtttCGTGGCCAACGGGTGTtacgggatgaattgtaaattcattatacgcgacataattcgtttccatagttttatttcatgaatactAAGTATGGATAATGACACTACGCAATCACTACCCGAAATTTGTCAGACCTTTGTCAACTGACATTTTTGAATTCCAGTGGCATTCCTCTTCAACTGGATCGGGTTCCTGCTACTGATGTGTTTCTGCCACACGGTGGCGTCCCGCTATGGAGCCCTGGCCGGCTTCGGGCTCTCGCTGGCCAAGTGGACGCTCATCGTCAAGCACTCCACGGAGCTGGCCAGCCATGAGAACTCCTGGCTTTGGTGGCTCATCATGGCCTTTGGTAAGCCATTATATATAGAATCTCCCCCAGGCTAACTCCACAGAGAGATGAAACCGGACTATCCAAGATCACCGCTTTTTTCATCTGACCATTGATCCAATCTAGCGAGGGTCTCAAGATTCTTCGGGCTTCGCTGGCCAAGTGGACGCTCATCGTCAAGCATTCCAACGAGCTGGCCAGCCATGAGAACTCTTCCTGGCTTTGGTGGCTCATCAATCTCATCATGGCCTTTGGTAAGCACAATATTAAAGAGTCTCCCCCAGGTTAACACTACAGAGAGAGTAAACCGGACTATCTGCACCGTATCCAAGgttaccgccttctgcatctgatcTCTGATCCAATCTAACGAAAGTCTCCCAAGACTCTACGGGCTTTCGCTGGCCAAGTGGACGCTCATCGTCAAGCACTCCACGGAGCTGGCCAGCCACGAGATCTCCTGGCTTTAGTGGCTCATCATGGCCTTTGGTAAGTCTTATTCTTCTTCCACCTAGTAGCCTGGAGCCAGGGTCTTCTCTCTGACTGGATCTCCTCCACTTTGTTCGGGTTTGAGAACTCCTGGCTTGGTGGCTCATCATGGCCTTTGGTAAGCCATTATATTAAAGAATCTCCCCCAGGCTAACTCTACAGagagaggaaaccggactatgCAAGATCACCGCTTtatgcatctgacccttgatccaatcCAATCTAGCGAGGGTCTCAAGATTCTTCGGGCTTCGTTGGCCAAATGGACGCTCATCCTCAAGCACTCCACCGAGCTGGCCAGCCATGAGATCTGGCTTTGGTAGCTCAAATACTAATTTGGTACACAAATTTGAAGAATCTCCCGCAGGTTAATTCTTCAGAGAGAGGAAACCGAACTATATATCCATTTTGCCTTCTGCATCTGATCCCTGATCCAATCTAGCGAGTCTCCTAAGGGCCGAGACTCTTCAGGCTCCCGCTAGCTAAGTGGACGCCACTATCTCATAAATGATTGAGTATTGAGTATTGAAAACCATGATATTCTCACTAAGGTCAAATTCGCTTGCGATAGCTAATGAAATGTCCTATCATCCCTTTtcgttttggcgttggttttaagGACACCCTGTAGATCTGgggcatttttttcaaagttgtccaccccactttttttggatttggaaatttttatgtggtttccactcagaatagcgagctctttcaatcctaataggagaaaaaagtgtcccaaggtttttttcccattcagttaccattttttcatacatgtattttgtatggcggtaacggaatggaaggtttgaaaaatgtatggaattcttgggacattttttttctcctatcaggatcgaaagacctcgcattcttgagtatgaatcgcgtaaaaaatacccatgttacaaaaaaaatggcccatctatACCGTAAATAATGTCGTTGTTCGCAGGTATCCTAATCTGCGTCCGCGCCATCATCCAGTACCTGAACATCAAGCGCGGCTGGCGCCTGCTCTCCGGCACCGCTCAAGAACGCCTGCTCTTCTTCTACTGATCTGTCTATTCTATCACCTCGGGATGATGACGCTTTACGACGGTACTACTTACCCACTCTCACTCTACTACTCCTACCTAGAGTCTACGGTACTGTATCGTCACTCCGGCACCGCTCAAGAACGCCTGCTGCTCTTCTACTCATCTGTCTACTGTACCACTACCACGGGTCGATAGTACGGTACTAccacagcacagtataataaagagtactatcgtacagtatggccactcccgcccggttacctcatagttcctgtcatatttcactcatacaatcatggtacgcgttcacctacacgagcttagaccgtgtgcgtaggaacgcgcttcttacatatatttgatcgcgtgtccgaggtgtgaccacGGGTTGACGTTAGTACTGCCAGTACCTGAATATCCTGTCAGGCGCCGCTCAAGAACGCTTGCTCTTCTACTGGTCTGCCTACTGTACTTCTACCGTGAGATGACGCTTTACGATGGTACTTATTCAGTTCAGGAGTTCCTATAGCCACCTTTCGACTCCATCTTGAGACCCTGGCTGTCATGTAGCACAAGAATGCTTGTCAAGTTGTATCTTGTTTAGTTCAGGCCAATCTCACTACAGTACCTCTACCGAGAGTTGTCTACGGTACTGCCAGTAACCGTCTCTTCTGGCAAGAGTGGCAAGGCTCAAGAACGCTTGCTCTTCTACTGACATGTCTATCGTACCTCTACCATGAGATGATCGCTTTACGACGGTACTGGTGTTACTAatgtaacagatccttcacttgcccgcaaaacgacaaatacctacgctttatttaactaatactaataagttactacgtaaaactcagaagaataggaggtacgtgccacgcgaccacacaggcgggcgcgtggcgcccctcggacacttgttcattcgaatgaacggctagcgtgtaggtacttaacgcgcgaccgcgagtgAGTGATGTAGGCCTGGTAGGTACTTCTACTTAGAGTTACGTATATCAACGGTACGGATTGTGTCGGAAAACCATTGAGAGCATTTGGACATATCTTTACTTACTAATGTAAGGATAATATGTTCCTGCCGgagagtaaggttgccagagctcaacgagggtgtgttAGGGTAGGCAGCATGTAACACCTCTGGTGTTGTAGGCGTAGGCTACGGTAACCGCTTACCATCGGACGGGTCGAATGCTTTTATACAGACGTATAAAATAGAATAGTCCTATTTTCTCTCTATGTGGAGCCGTTGTTGATATGCATCACATTTTATAGTAATTTAGAAAAATGTAGTAATATCTTAAATTTTCGATCTCGTTGATTGATTTAAAATGTCTGCAGTATTTCTGGAACGATATGACGTTTAACACGTTCACTACCAGACGAAAAAAATGGCGCATGACTTCAGAAAcctgttgaaatgaaatgaaatatttatttttccaagttggcatattacaatgcgcatatgaacgtcaaataaagctaggccggctctaaccctacgcctcatcctcgagaagatttcagtccttCAAATcatgagtgaacaggcatcttctgggcgagctcactccatcgtgggccactttgcctttggctagtctgtggtcaagagtaagcccatttataataataataaaaaagtcccccctcagttggcaG
The nucleotide sequence above comes from Leguminivora glycinivorella isolate SPB_JAAS2020 chromosome 18, LegGlyc_1.1, whole genome shotgun sequence. Encoded proteins:
- the LOC125235770 gene encoding NEDD4 family-interacting protein 1-like, yielding MFDDNKMNHPQGDNICPPAHLRVILPASIDSNMQPHFVDMNNTQDIPPPQADFSAPPPYDVAANSKLPTYEEVQREKQMEGELPQMQGPPPPLPTFAAFVTVEPTEGSAEQLDPENSLLGTDVMFLTSFFVAFLFNWIGFLLLMCFCHTVASRYGALAGFGLSLAKWTLIVKHSTELASHENSWLWWLIMAFGILICVRAIIQYLNIKRGWRLLSGTAQERLLFFY